One stretch of Bacillota bacterium DNA includes these proteins:
- the prmC gene encoding peptide chain release factor N(5)-glutamine methyltransferase, translating into MSETLSVREALAKGRDLLSDGGVEDPARDALLLLGSVTQADPYRLWVDGGWLSEPRLSHFWGVLEERAHRIPLQYLTGTQEFMSLAFRVDQRVLIPRPETEILVEEALRLAQFREGPVVVDVGTGSGAIAVSVAYYCPCARVYATDISLGALDVARNNAKAHGIDIVFLQGDLLAPVVLKADLILANLPYVATGDLEGIQPEVQYEPRLALDGGPDGLDLVRRLLDQAPGKIKTGGYLILEVAPGEAALAQDYLESTGEFQGVRVVNDYSHRPRVLVARRD; encoded by the coding sequence ATGAGCGAAACCCTGAGCGTGCGGGAAGCCCTGGCCAAAGGGAGGGACCTTCTCAGCGATGGGGGGGTTGAGGATCCCGCCAGGGATGCCCTCCTGCTGCTGGGTAGTGTGACCCAGGCGGACCCCTACCGCCTGTGGGTGGATGGTGGATGGCTGTCCGAGCCCCGGCTCTCTCACTTCTGGGGGGTGCTGGAGGAGAGGGCCCACCGTATTCCCCTCCAGTACCTCACCGGGACACAGGAATTCATGTCCCTGGCCTTCCGCGTGGACCAGCGCGTGCTAATACCTCGGCCGGAAACGGAAATCCTGGTAGAGGAGGCGTTGCGGCTTGCCCAGTTCAGGGAAGGCCCCGTGGTCGTAGACGTTGGCACGGGGAGCGGGGCAATCGCCGTATCCGTTGCCTACTACTGTCCCTGTGCCCGTGTGTATGCAACCGACATATCCCTGGGGGCCCTGGATGTTGCCAGGAATAACGCAAAGGCCCACGGAATTGATATCGTGTTCCTTCAAGGGGACCTGCTGGCACCAGTGGTTCTCAAGGCAGACCTCATCCTGGCCAACCTCCCCTACGTAGCCACAGGGGATCTGGAAGGGATCCAGCCAGAGGTGCAGTACGAACCAAGGCTGGCATTGGATGGGGGACCTGACGGGCTTGATCTGGTCAGAAGGCTTCTTGACCAGGCGCCGGGCAAGATTAAGACCGGCGGCTACCTTATCCTTGAGGTGGCCCCTGGCGAGGCCGCCCTGGCTCAAGACTACCTGGAGAGCACCGGGGAGTTCCAAGGAGTCCGTGTGGTGAACGACTACTCGCACAGGCCGCGAGTTCTTGTGGCAAGGAGAGATTGA
- a CDS encoding L-threonylcarbamoyladenylate synthase: protein MYKVKTRLFMTDPLNPGPELDEPARLLRDGGLVAFPTETVYGLGAAARDARAIHRMYEAKGRPADNPTIVHVSSPGDVEPLVQQVKPVHARLIERFWPGPLTLIFNRSSRVPPVVSSGLDTVAVRMPRHRVALELIARASVPVAAPSANLSGRPSPTTARHVLDDLDGRIDAVVDGGPAGVGVESTVLDLTGQVPVILRPGGVTREALQEFLGEVEVAPGILEGGAGYWGVPASPGMKYRHYAPRAELWLVEGPREAQVARIKKILRDLHAKGLKVGVLAHRETAHSYDAFQVVTMGSWDRPDEVASQLFAALRQIDASCPDMIVAEGMVTSGMGLAVMNRLRKAATRRCNAGASRVVLLVCTGNTCRSSMAQVILERILQERGLAGYTLVSAGVSAFDGTPATAGAVSAVAEMGLDLSGHRARRLQWDMVDWADLIITMTAEQRDRVLQQFPEARGKTHVLREYVGLSGDVQDPWSSDAETYRRTAQEIRSALERLVDILAGETGPGG from the coding sequence ATGTACAAGGTGAAGACCCGTCTCTTCATGACCGATCCATTGAATCCTGGGCCTGAGCTGGACGAGCCTGCCAGGCTGCTCCGGGACGGTGGGCTGGTGGCCTTTCCCACAGAGACAGTCTACGGGCTTGGCGCGGCGGCTAGAGACGCCCGGGCCATTCACAGGATGTATGAGGCCAAGGGACGGCCCGCCGACAACCCAACCATAGTCCATGTATCTTCTCCCGGCGATGTGGAGCCGCTTGTGCAGCAGGTCAAGCCGGTCCACGCCCGTCTCATCGAACGCTTCTGGCCAGGGCCCCTCACACTCATATTCAACAGGAGTTCCAGGGTGCCCCCTGTGGTGTCATCAGGCCTGGACACCGTTGCGGTCAGAATGCCCAGGCACAGGGTGGCCCTGGAGCTCATAGCCAGGGCTAGCGTGCCCGTGGCTGCTCCCAGCGCCAACCTCTCTGGTCGTCCCAGCCCTACCACGGCCCGTCACGTCCTTGATGACCTCGACGGGAGAATTGACGCTGTTGTGGACGGGGGCCCGGCCGGGGTGGGGGTGGAGTCGACGGTCCTGGATCTCACCGGTCAAGTCCCTGTGATCCTGCGGCCCGGCGGAGTCACCAGGGAGGCGCTCCAGGAGTTCCTGGGGGAAGTAGAGGTGGCGCCCGGGATACTGGAGGGCGGTGCCGGCTACTGGGGTGTGCCCGCATCCCCCGGGATGAAGTACCGCCACTACGCGCCCAGGGCGGAGCTCTGGCTGGTGGAGGGACCCAGAGAGGCCCAGGTGGCCAGGATAAAGAAGATCCTCAGGGACTTGCACGCAAAGGGGCTCAAGGTAGGTGTGCTCGCCCACCGCGAGACTGCCCACTCGTATGATGCCTTTCAGGTAGTGACCATGGGTAGCTGGGACAGGCCAGACGAGGTGGCTTCCCAGCTCTTCGCAGCCCTGCGCCAAATTGATGCCTCATGCCCTGACATGATAGTTGCTGAGGGTATGGTGACATCCGGAATGGGTCTGGCTGTGATGAACCGGCTGAGGAAGGCTGCCACCCGAAGGTGTAACGCAGGCGCTTCCCGCGTGGTTCTCCTGGTATGTACCGGGAACACCTGCCGAAGCAGCATGGCTCAGGTGATACTGGAGCGGATCCTCCAGGAAAGAGGGCTGGCAGGCTACACGCTGGTCTCCGCTGGCGTATCCGCCTTTGACGGCACACCGGCGACTGCCGGCGCCGTTTCGGCTGTGGCGGAGATGGGACTGGACTTGTCAGGCCACAGGGCCAGGCGCCTGCAGTGGGACATGGTGGACTGGGCCGACCTCATCATCACCATGACAGCAGAGCAGAGAGACAGGGTCCTGCAGCAGTTCCCCGAGGCACGGGGCAAGACCCATGTCCTCCGGGAGTACGTGGGGTTATCCGGTGACGTCCAGGATCCCTGGAGTTCTGATGCAGAGACATACAGGAGAACCGCTCAGGAAATCAGAAGTGCCCTTGAGCGGCTGGTTGATATCCTGGCTGGGGAGACTGGTCCAGGGGGGTGA